A single genomic interval of Vibrio gallicus harbors:
- the ruvX gene encoding Holliday junction resolvase RuvX → MSSSRTIMAFDYGTKSIGSAIGQEITGTASPLKAFKAKDGIPNWNDIEAQLKEWKPDLVVVGLPTDLHGKDLATIAPRAKKFANRLHGMFGVKVELHDERLSTTEARSELFSMGGYKALTKGNVDCQSAVIILESWFESQWG, encoded by the coding sequence ATGAGTAGCAGCAGAACCATAATGGCATTTGATTACGGCACTAAAAGCATTGGTAGCGCCATAGGCCAAGAGATAACCGGCACCGCCTCTCCCTTAAAGGCGTTCAAGGCCAAAGATGGTATCCCAAACTGGAATGATATCGAGGCACAACTCAAAGAGTGGAAACCAGACCTAGTCGTGGTTGGCTTACCTACAGACCTGCACGGCAAAGATCTTGCCACCATAGCCCCTAGAGCCAAGAAATTTGCCAACCGCCTACATGGTATGTTTGGGGTCAAGGTCGAGTTACACGATGAGCGCCTATCCACAACGGAAGCACGCTCTGAATTGTTTTCTATGGGAGGCTACAAAGCCCTAACCAAAGGCAATGTTGACTGTCAATCAGCCGTCATTATTTTAGAGAGTTGGTTTGAATCGCAATGGGGCTAA
- a CDS encoding TRAP transporter permease, translating into MTDTKLDTEHVDRDIVMPNQRIFYGYRSVLFIAVTIIYALFHIICLNIYPLESWTYRILHVTGAVGIGFILYSSKTFSGHGSDSKVTQGKPYLIVSSCALLLVLYAIYALGMINLKLMNGEFPTPEFEKLHFGYPLTAATVIAIVAGFFQPRLRHHISISDICLVLAMLASSYYLLINLDTTALRMRAGTNFVTQGNVYAALSGMLLLLELTRRLTGSALVVIILAFVGYGFAGPMLPGFLNHNGFHFNRLITYLYTDKGILGTTTAVSSTYIILFIIFAAFLQVSKVGEYFVNFSFALAGRKRGGPAKVAIFSSGLMGTINGTSAGNVVATGSLTIPLMQRVGYKPKEAASIEAAASTGGQIMPPIMGAGAFIMAEITGIPYTEIVVAAVLPAIFYFFSIYLMVDTVAARENMLGLPKDQIPKLGLIMRQAYLFMPILILIIALFLGYSVIRSGSLAIIAAVVVSWLTPHKVGIRSIGRALNTASVMSVQIITVCAAAGIIVGCIALTGIGARFSSMLLAVAENSQLLALMFAMLISIILGMGMPTTAAYAIAASVVAPGLIEIGIEPLTAHFFVFYYAVLSAITPPVALASYAAAGISNSNPMETSITSFKVGIVAFAIPYMAYFNPVVFMDGSYFEIAYTVFFGIAAIYLMIGSIQGWLFGRATKLLRLAGFVYSIPMIMGVMLFEITGVILLVALYLKNRKKAAVADLA; encoded by the coding sequence ATGACTGATACTAAATTAGATACCGAACACGTCGATAGAGACATAGTGATGCCAAATCAGCGCATCTTTTATGGCTACAGAAGTGTACTGTTTATTGCTGTTACCATCATTTATGCCTTATTCCACATTATCTGTTTAAATATATACCCTCTTGAGAGTTGGACTTATCGAATCTTGCACGTCACAGGAGCGGTAGGGATTGGCTTCATTCTTTATAGCTCGAAGACCTTTTCTGGTCATGGCTCAGATAGCAAAGTAACTCAAGGTAAACCTTACTTAATCGTAAGTAGTTGTGCGCTGCTATTAGTGCTATACGCTATTTATGCCCTTGGTATGATAAACCTTAAGCTCATGAATGGTGAATTTCCTACCCCAGAATTTGAGAAGCTGCATTTTGGGTATCCGTTAACCGCGGCAACCGTAATTGCTATTGTGGCGGGCTTCTTTCAGCCAAGGCTAAGGCATCACATTTCTATCTCAGATATCTGCTTAGTGTTAGCTATGCTAGCGAGCTCTTATTATCTGCTAATAAATTTAGACACTACCGCACTGCGTATGCGCGCGGGAACTAACTTTGTGACTCAGGGGAATGTGTATGCAGCTCTGAGTGGCATGCTATTACTGCTCGAGCTTACCCGCAGGCTGACCGGAAGTGCGTTAGTTGTGATTATCTTAGCCTTTGTCGGCTATGGATTTGCAGGCCCAATGCTACCTGGCTTTCTTAATCACAATGGATTCCACTTTAATCGACTGATTACCTATCTTTATACTGATAAAGGTATTCTCGGTACCACCACAGCGGTTTCTTCGACCTATATTATTTTGTTTATTATCTTTGCTGCCTTTTTACAGGTATCTAAGGTGGGGGAGTACTTTGTTAACTTCTCCTTTGCTTTGGCGGGCAGAAAGCGCGGCGGACCTGCTAAGGTTGCTATCTTTTCGTCGGGATTGATGGGGACGATTAATGGCACCAGTGCGGGTAACGTAGTTGCAACAGGTTCACTTACTATCCCTTTAATGCAGCGCGTTGGTTACAAACCGAAAGAGGCGGCAAGTATCGAGGCTGCGGCCTCGACGGGTGGCCAAATAATGCCGCCAATTATGGGGGCGGGAGCTTTCATCATGGCGGAGATTACGGGTATCCCGTATACCGAGATCGTGGTTGCAGCTGTGCTACCTGCCATCTTCTATTTTTTCAGTATTTACCTGATGGTGGATACCGTTGCCGCACGTGAAAACATGCTAGGTCTGCCTAAGGATCAGATCCCTAAACTGGGTTTGATCATGCGCCAAGCCTATCTGTTTATGCCGATCCTTATCCTTATTATCGCGCTATTTCTGGGTTATTCGGTGATCCGCTCAGGAAGCCTTGCCATTATTGCCGCCGTTGTTGTGAGTTGGCTGACGCCGCATAAGGTTGGAATACGCAGTATAGGTCGCGCCTTAAATACAGCTTCAGTGATGTCGGTGCAGATCATAACCGTATGTGCTGCTGCTGGGATAATTGTTGGGTGTATCGCGTTGACTGGTATCGGAGCTAGGTTCTCTTCTATGCTATTGGCAGTAGCAGAAAATTCTCAGCTGCTCGCGTTAATGTTTGCTATGTTGATCTCCATCATTCTGGGGATGGGCATGCCAACGACCGCCGCGTATGCAATCGCAGCCTCAGTGGTTGCCCCAGGACTGATTGAGATCGGTATTGAACCGCTGACGGCGCACTTCTTTGTATTCTATTACGCGGTGCTATCAGCCATAACTCCTCCGGTGGCTCTTGCCAGTTATGCGGCGGCGGGTATATCTAACTCTAACCCGATGGAGACATCTATTACCTCGTTTAAGGTCGGGATTGTTGCATTTGCTATCCCATATATGGCCTATTTCAATCCAGTGGTGTTTATGGATGGCAGCTACTTTGAGATAGCCTATACGGTTTTCTTTGGTATTGCGGCTATCTATCTAATGATAGGTAGTATTCAAGGTTGGCTGTTTGGGCGAGCAACTAAGTTGCTAAGATTGGCAGGGTTTGTCTATTCCATTCCAATGATAATGGGCGTCATGCTGTTTGAGATTACAGGCGTTATATTGCTGGTGGCCTTGTATCTGAAAAATCGAAAAAAGGCCGCAGTGGCTGACTTAGCCTAA
- the rsmE gene encoding 16S rRNA (uracil(1498)-N(3))-methyltransferase has translation MRIPRIYHPTPIASDSKVQLTDDAAGHIGRALRMQPGQDILLFDGSEFEYTATISDVTKKNVTVEITSRTTNNVESPLDIHLGQVISRGDKMEFTIQKSVELGVNTITPLISERCGVKLDAKRFEKKLQQWQKIAISACEQCGRNKVPVIRPVMPLEEWCKEEYQGLKLNLHPRAPYSINSLPQPVEQVKLLIGPEGGLSDNEIDRASELDFEQTLLGPRVLRTETAALTAITALQVRFGDLG, from the coding sequence ATGCGCATCCCACGGATTTATCATCCAACGCCAATAGCATCAGATTCCAAGGTTCAGCTCACTGATGATGCTGCCGGTCATATTGGTAGAGCACTTCGCATGCAGCCAGGCCAAGATATCCTGTTGTTCGATGGCTCAGAATTCGAATACACAGCGACTATAAGCGACGTAACCAAGAAAAACGTCACAGTAGAGATCACCTCACGCACTACAAATAACGTCGAATCCCCTTTAGATATCCATCTTGGGCAGGTTATTTCTCGTGGCGATAAGATGGAGTTCACCATACAAAAGTCTGTCGAGCTGGGCGTAAACACTATTACTCCTCTTATCTCTGAGCGCTGTGGTGTAAAGCTAGACGCTAAGCGCTTTGAGAAGAAACTGCAGCAATGGCAAAAAATCGCTATTTCGGCCTGCGAACAGTGTGGGCGTAACAAGGTTCCCGTAATTCGTCCGGTTATGCCTCTAGAAGAGTGGTGTAAAGAAGAATATCAAGGGCTTAAGCTCAATCTTCACCCTCGCGCACCTTATTCAATTAATTCACTACCACAACCTGTTGAGCAGGTTAAACTGTTGATCGGTCCAGAAGGTGGGCTATCTGACAATGAGATAGATCGAGCCAGTGAGCTCGATTTTGAACAAACACTTTTAGGCCCTCGAGTTCTTAGAACTGAGACCGCCGCACTAACCGCTATTACCGCACTGCAAGTCCGTTTCGGCGACCTTGGCTAG
- a CDS encoding SprT family zinc-dependent metalloprotease: MNSFQQQIDTKLKSLINTANQHFERTFSTPQLQFNLRGKAAGQALLQLNIIKLNMVLAQENPTAFIDEVLAHELAHLITFQVFGRVRPHGKEWQYTMERVFNIPAKRTHSMDVKSVQGKTFEYHCGCNYYPLSIRRHNKVVRNHSAYTCKLCGNKLLFTGKQLS, translated from the coding sequence ATGAACAGCTTCCAGCAGCAAATCGATACCAAACTGAAATCACTGATCAATACTGCTAATCAGCACTTTGAACGCACCTTTTCAACGCCACAACTTCAATTCAACCTGCGGGGTAAAGCGGCAGGGCAAGCTCTATTGCAGCTCAATATTATCAAGCTAAATATGGTTCTCGCCCAAGAAAACCCCACTGCATTTATCGATGAAGTGCTAGCCCATGAGTTAGCACATCTAATTACCTTTCAGGTCTTTGGTCGAGTTCGCCCACACGGAAAAGAATGGCAATACACCATGGAGCGTGTATTCAACATTCCCGCTAAGCGAACCCACTCAATGGATGTTAAATCAGTACAAGGCAAGACCTTTGAGTACCACTGTGGCTGTAACTACTATCCATTGTCTATTCGCAGACACAACAAGGTAGTCCGCAACCACAGCGCCTATACCTGTAAACTGTGCGGAAATAAACTGCTTTTTACTGGTAAACAGCTGTCATAA
- the gshB gene encoding glutathione synthase, with amino-acid sequence MIKLGIVMDPISSINIKKDSSFAMLLEAQKRGYELHYMEMQDLQLDQGVAIADTKILKVEQNPESWYEILSEQTIELSDLDVVLMRKDPPFDTEYIYATYILERAEEKGTLIVNKPQSLRDCNEKLYTAWFAELTPTTIVTRKAEKIKAFQEQHGDVILKPLDGMGGASIFRVKKNDPNVSVIIETLTNHGQNYALAQTFVPDISNGDKRILIVDGEPMPYCLARIPAEGETRGNLAAGGTGVARPLTDTDWEIANAIAPTLKQKGLIFVGLDVIGDKVTEINVTSPTCIREIEAAFDVSITGKLMDAIERYVRP; translated from the coding sequence ATGATCAAATTAGGGATCGTGATGGACCCAATCTCATCCATCAATATCAAAAAAGACTCAAGCTTTGCCATGCTCTTAGAAGCACAAAAGCGTGGCTATGAACTCCACTATATGGAGATGCAAGACCTGCAACTTGATCAAGGGGTTGCTATCGCTGATACCAAGATCCTTAAGGTCGAACAAAACCCAGAATCTTGGTATGAGATTCTATCTGAGCAAACCATCGAACTCTCTGATCTCGATGTTGTATTAATGCGTAAAGATCCACCGTTTGATACCGAATATATCTATGCAACCTACATCCTTGAACGTGCGGAAGAAAAAGGCACACTCATAGTGAATAAACCACAAAGCCTTCGTGACTGTAACGAAAAGCTTTATACCGCATGGTTTGCAGAGCTAACTCCGACCACCATAGTTACCCGTAAGGCTGAAAAGATTAAGGCATTCCAGGAGCAGCATGGTGATGTGATCCTCAAGCCTCTCGATGGTATGGGCGGCGCATCTATCTTCCGCGTGAAGAAAAACGACCCTAACGTTTCGGTGATTATTGAAACCTTAACCAACCATGGACAAAACTACGCCTTAGCTCAAACCTTTGTTCCTGATATCAGCAATGGTGACAAGCGTATCTTAATTGTTGATGGCGAGCCTATGCCATATTGTTTAGCGCGCATTCCAGCTGAGGGAGAAACCCGTGGCAATCTTGCTGCTGGCGGTACAGGGGTTGCTCGCCCACTGACCGACACTGACTGGGAAATCGCCAACGCGATTGCGCCAACTCTGAAACAAAAAGGGTTAATCTTTGTTGGATTGGATGTTATTGGCGATAAAGTTACTGAAATCAATGTAACTAGCCCCACCTGCATTCGAGAAATTGAAGCCGCCTTTGACGTTTCAATAACGGGCAAGCTTATGGATGCAATTGAACGTTACGTACGTCCATAA
- a CDS encoding endonuclease gives MSRFLWLVTALFSVTAVAAPHSFSQSKRLAVSIFKQHPESFYCGCHIQWHGKKGTPDLSSCGYKVRKQPKRANRIEWEHIVPAAHLGKQRQCWQDGGRKNCTRHDPVYKVMEADLHNLVPSVGEVNGDRSNYSFNQWHPSTADVTYGQCHMYVNFKHDKVMAPQQARGAIARAYLYMSNHYHVRLSKQQKRLMNSWNKQHPVTAWECKRNQLIKSIQGNDNPFVTQKCKAGYKSG, from the coding sequence TTGTCTCGATTTTTGTGGCTTGTGACAGCCCTATTCTCCGTCACCGCAGTCGCTGCACCTCACTCTTTCTCGCAATCAAAGCGTCTAGCCGTATCCATATTTAAACAGCACCCCGAGAGTTTTTATTGTGGTTGTCATATCCAGTGGCACGGTAAAAAAGGCACTCCTGATTTAAGCAGTTGTGGCTACAAGGTCCGCAAACAGCCTAAGCGTGCAAATCGCATTGAATGGGAGCACATAGTACCGGCAGCACATCTTGGGAAACAACGTCAATGCTGGCAAGACGGTGGTCGTAAGAACTGCACCAGACACGACCCCGTATACAAGGTGATGGAAGCGGATTTGCATAACCTTGTCCCCTCTGTCGGTGAGGTCAATGGTGACAGATCTAATTACTCTTTCAATCAATGGCATCCATCCACTGCCGATGTTACCTATGGCCAATGCCATATGTATGTGAACTTTAAACACGATAAAGTGATGGCTCCACAGCAAGCAAGAGGCGCTATAGCAAGGGCTTACCTCTATATGTCAAACCACTATCACGTTCGATTATCAAAGCAACAAAAGCGCTTGATGAATAGCTGGAATAAACAGCACCCAGTTACGGCTTGGGAGTGTAAGCGAAATCAACTAATTAAGTCGATTCAGGGCAACGATAACCCATTCGTCACTCAAAAATGTAAGGCGGGTTATAAATCGGGTTAG
- a CDS encoding YggS family pyridoxal phosphate-dependent enzyme — MQTIQVNLERIQDEIRDYELKFGRPPQSVQLLAVSKTKPNQAILDALGAGHRQFGENYVQEGVEKIQYFQEHHSQFEIEWHFIGPIQSNKTRPIAENFDWVHSIERTKIAKRLSQQRGTDLPPLQVLIQVNTSAEESKSGVDEQQVLELAQAITELPNLTLRGLMSIPAAVADHQQQLEAFKQLSAMFEQLQCLYPQVDTLSMGMSGDMPAAIEAGSTMVRIGTAIFGSRN; from the coding sequence ATGCAGACAATCCAAGTAAACTTAGAGCGAATCCAAGATGAGATTCGTGACTACGAACTTAAGTTTGGGCGACCACCCCAATCTGTACAACTGCTGGCCGTGAGTAAAACCAAGCCGAATCAAGCTATATTAGATGCTCTCGGCGCAGGTCATAGGCAGTTTGGTGAAAACTACGTGCAAGAAGGCGTAGAAAAAATCCAATACTTTCAAGAACATCATAGCCAGTTTGAGATCGAATGGCACTTTATTGGTCCAATACAATCAAACAAAACGCGCCCTATAGCAGAAAACTTTGACTGGGTTCACTCCATTGAGCGAACCAAAATAGCCAAGCGTTTAAGCCAACAAAGGGGTACTGACCTGCCACCACTACAGGTACTAATTCAGGTCAATACCAGTGCCGAAGAGAGCAAGTCTGGGGTTGATGAGCAGCAGGTGCTTGAGCTTGCGCAAGCTATTACTGAGCTTCCAAACCTTACCTTACGTGGCTTAATGTCTATCCCAGCGGCGGTTGCAGACCATCAGCAACAACTTGAAGCGTTCAAACAGCTTAGCGCTATGTTTGAGCAGTTGCAGTGTTTATACCCCCAGGTAGACACCTTATCTATGGGGATGAGCGGTGATATGCCTGCCGCTATTGAGGCCGGAAGCACTATGGTCAGGATCGGAACCGCTATCTTCGGCTCGCGAAACTAA
- a CDS encoding TAXI family TRAP transporter solute-binding subunit, with protein sequence MKKMLGALLAIAVSGSAFSDIPKSFTVGTASQGGTYFTYGSGWANLVSSKLGIPGGGEVTGGPTQNLALVHTGELAFGLTTMGPAAEALAGKSPLMPGMKMDQVRAIFPMYQTPFSITTLTSSGITSISEIPKGAKIGFGPAGSTSDTYFPKMLTLLGVDYQKRNGGWNDLVGQLQDGLIDVIAFAAGIPIPAVSQLEVQQKINIISMSDDEIKKITAEFPVSQFEIPGDTYSTLGGKPSNVVSMWNFAIANASLSDEFVYDVVNIVMGQHDDMMRIHKSAKTTIPENYIHNTTIKWHPGAVKWFEEHGYKIPENLK encoded by the coding sequence ATGAAAAAAATGTTAGGAGCGTTACTTGCCATTGCGGTTTCAGGTTCAGCGTTTTCCGATATACCAAAGAGCTTCACGGTAGGTACTGCCTCTCAAGGTGGAACCTATTTTACTTATGGCTCCGGTTGGGCAAATTTAGTCTCCAGTAAGTTAGGTATTCCTGGTGGTGGTGAGGTAACGGGTGGTCCAACACAAAACCTAGCCTTGGTTCATACGGGAGAGCTGGCGTTTGGTTTGACCACAATGGGACCTGCGGCTGAAGCGCTAGCGGGCAAAAGCCCATTAATGCCAGGTATGAAAATGGATCAAGTGCGAGCTATTTTCCCTATGTATCAGACTCCCTTTTCTATCACCACTTTGACTTCGTCTGGTATCACCTCTATTTCTGAAATTCCAAAAGGCGCTAAGATTGGATTTGGTCCCGCGGGCTCTACTTCAGATACCTACTTTCCAAAAATGCTGACCCTGTTAGGCGTTGACTATCAAAAGCGTAATGGTGGGTGGAATGACCTAGTTGGACAACTGCAAGATGGTTTGATTGATGTGATTGCATTTGCTGCAGGTATCCCAATTCCTGCGGTAAGCCAGCTTGAGGTGCAACAAAAGATCAATATCATCTCAATGTCTGATGACGAGATCAAAAAGATCACCGCTGAGTTCCCTGTATCTCAGTTTGAAATCCCAGGTGACACCTATAGCACATTAGGTGGTAAGCCTTCGAACGTGGTTTCAATGTGGAACTTTGCCATAGCTAATGCCTCATTGTCGGACGAATTTGTATATGACGTAGTGAACATTGTTATGGGACAGCACGACGATATGATGCGCATTCATAAATCGGCTAAGACAACCATTCCTGAGAATTACATCCATAACACGACTATTAAGTGGCACCCAGGGGCTGTGAAATGGTTTGAAGAACACGGCTACAAGATCCCTGAAAACCTAAAATAG
- a CDS encoding YqgE/AlgH family protein, producing MNLTNHFLVAMPSMQDSLFERSVVYICEHNENGAMGIIINAPIDITVKSMLEKVEVCSDLPLTQDSLNQPVHNGGPVAEDRGFILHHPKDKYQSSIDMTETITMTTSKDILQVLGTTQEPEKYLVALGYAGWEAGQLESELADNSWLTTKADPEIIFTTPVQERWNSAVQSLGIDIAQLSTQIGHA from the coding sequence ATGAACCTAACCAATCACTTCTTAGTTGCCATGCCCAGCATGCAAGACTCATTGTTTGAACGCTCTGTTGTCTATATTTGTGAGCACAATGAGAACGGTGCAATGGGGATTATAATCAATGCTCCAATCGATATTACGGTCAAAAGTATGCTTGAAAAGGTTGAGGTCTGCTCTGATCTTCCCCTTACCCAAGATAGCTTGAATCAGCCGGTGCACAATGGTGGACCAGTTGCAGAAGACCGAGGATTCATCCTGCATCATCCCAAAGACAAATATCAATCTAGTATTGATATGACGGAGACGATCACCATGACCACCTCCAAGGATATCCTGCAAGTGTTAGGTACAACTCAAGAACCCGAAAAATACTTGGTAGCTCTTGGCTATGCAGGTTGGGAAGCCGGTCAGCTTGAAAGTGAACTAGCTGACAATTCATGGCTAACCACCAAAGCCGACCCAGAAATTATTTTTACCACCCCAGTACAAGAACGATGGAACAGTGCCGTGCAATCTCTTGGTATCGATATTGCTCAACTTTCCACCCAGATAGGACACGCATGA
- a CDS encoding type IV pilus twitching motility protein PilT, with product MDITELLRFSVKHNASDLHLSSGLPPMIRIDGDVRRLEIDALSETEVHNLVFDIMDDAQRSEFEAKLELDFSIELDSVGRFRVNAFQQSRGASAVFRTIPMTIPSLEQLDAPAIFEQIANYERGLVLVTGPTGSGKSTTLAAMVDHINRNQNKHILTIEDPIEFVHHSDKCLINQREVHRDTHSFKAALRSALREDPDVILVGELRDMETISLALTAAETGHLVFGTLHTSSAAKTIDRVIDVFPAGDKNMVRSMISESLKAVIAQKLLKRVGGGRVACHEVMMANPAIRNLIREDKVAQMYSVIQTGAAHGMKTMEQSAREMLQKGLVSVDEVNAKIEQTSGIGL from the coding sequence ATGGATATCACTGAATTACTTCGCTTTAGTGTAAAGCATAATGCGTCAGATCTACATCTATCATCTGGGTTACCGCCTATGATTCGTATAGATGGTGATGTGCGTCGCTTAGAAATCGATGCTTTAAGTGAAACCGAGGTACACAATCTGGTGTTTGACATCATGGATGATGCCCAGCGTAGTGAATTTGAGGCAAAGTTAGAGCTGGATTTTTCCATTGAGTTGGATTCGGTGGGACGGTTTAGGGTTAATGCCTTTCAGCAAAGTAGAGGGGCTTCAGCGGTATTTAGAACCATACCTATGACTATTCCTTCTCTAGAGCAGTTGGATGCACCTGCAATCTTTGAACAGATTGCAAATTATGAAAGAGGTTTGGTGCTGGTTACAGGCCCAACCGGCTCTGGGAAATCGACCACTCTTGCGGCTATGGTGGACCATATCAACCGCAATCAAAATAAGCATATATTGACCATTGAAGACCCAATTGAATTTGTTCACCACAGCGATAAGTGTTTGATCAATCAAAGAGAGGTACATAGAGATACCCATAGCTTTAAAGCGGCCTTGAGGTCTGCATTGCGTGAAGACCCCGATGTCATTTTGGTGGGTGAACTGCGAGATATGGAAACCATTAGCTTAGCGCTAACGGCAGCCGAAACCGGGCATCTGGTGTTTGGTACGTTGCATACCAGTTCAGCGGCAAAGACTATCGATAGGGTTATCGATGTATTTCCGGCAGGAGATAAGAATATGGTGCGCTCGATGATCTCTGAATCATTGAAGGCGGTGATTGCGCAGAAACTGCTAAAGCGTGTTGGTGGAGGGCGAGTGGCATGCCATGAGGTCATGATGGCAAACCCAGCCATACGTAACCTGATCCGTGAGGATAAGGTTGCACAGATGTATTCAGTAATTCAAACCGGTGCAGCGCATGGTATGAAGACCATGGAGCAGTCAGCTCGTGAGATGCTACAAAAGGGTTTGGTCAGCGTTGATGAGGTGAATGCTAAAATAGAGCAAACCTCAGGTATCGGTCTATAA
- a CDS encoding DUF2189 domain-containing protein — MPRTFNENDFQASERISDSEYAKTIPCNKISISDPFQWLALGLNDMLRAPFISLVYGLCFAVAAAAIVGLINLQGVHSHLVVLPALIVFMLIGPFLALGLYDVSWSREKGKQPNLVHSMKAITRNSTSQWAFAVILVVTMILWMRIAALLHALYPSVANASIIEFAPFLITGSIAGFILANLVFSISVFSIPLMLERRVDVMTAVFTSFNAVRKNPMAMGVWAAIICGGVLIGFASYGIGMIVTMPMLGYGTWHAYHATIQKKHSVKETPIE, encoded by the coding sequence ATGCCTCGTACATTTAATGAAAATGACTTTCAAGCGTCTGAACGTATCAGCGATAGCGAATACGCGAAGACCATACCATGCAATAAAATCAGTATTAGCGACCCTTTCCAATGGCTCGCCTTGGGGCTCAACGATATGCTTCGCGCTCCCTTCATCAGCTTAGTTTACGGACTATGTTTTGCCGTTGCGGCGGCGGCGATTGTGGGGTTAATAAACCTGCAAGGGGTTCATTCACACTTAGTTGTTCTACCGGCTTTAATCGTCTTTATGCTGATAGGCCCCTTCTTAGCTCTCGGCTTATATGACGTTAGTTGGTCTAGAGAGAAGGGCAAACAGCCCAACCTAGTACACTCAATGAAAGCGATAACCCGAAATTCCACCTCTCAGTGGGCATTTGCCGTCATCCTTGTAGTTACCATGATTCTATGGATGAGAATCGCCGCTTTGCTACATGCGCTATATCCATCGGTAGCAAATGCTAGCATCATAGAGTTTGCACCATTTTTAATTACCGGTTCAATTGCTGGCTTCATTCTTGCCAACCTCGTGTTTAGTATCTCTGTATTTTCTATTCCCTTGATGCTTGAACGCCGTGTCGATGTTATGACCGCAGTATTTACCAGTTTTAATGCCGTTAGAAAGAACCCTATGGCAATGGGAGTGTGGGCAGCGATTATCTGCGGAGGGGTACTGATTGGATTTGCTAGCTACGGAATCGGGATGATAGTCACTATGCCTATGCTTGGTTATGGTACATGGCACGCCTATCACGCTACCATTCAAAAGAAACACTCCGTAAAAGAAACACCCATTGAGTAA
- a CDS encoding PilT/PilU family type 4a pilus ATPase produces the protein MMELSQILEAMIEHKASDLYITVDSPCMFRVDGELIAFGECLHQSGVNALLDSIMDNDRRKEYRNIRESNFAIESGEGRFRVSAFYQRDLPGAVIRHIETVIPSMEQLGLPDSIKQLALTKRGLVLVVGATGSGKSTTLAAMVGHKNNQHKGHILTVEDPIEFVHQHHSCIVTQREVGLDTESYEIALKNSLRQAPDMIVIGEIRTAETMRYAMTFAETGHLCVATLHANNANQALERILHLVPKEQREHFLLDLSLNLKGVVAQQLMRDKQGQGRHLALEVLLATPRVSELIRQGEISEVKSYMSKTLSDGVCTFDRSLFDLVIEGKVSEEDALRSADSSNELRLKLKNHRGGDSTSSLDDISIDMG, from the coding sequence ATTATGGAACTGAGTCAAATATTAGAGGCAATGATCGAGCATAAGGCTTCCGATCTTTATATTACGGTTGATTCACCTTGTATGTTTCGAGTTGATGGAGAGTTAATAGCATTTGGGGAGTGCTTACATCAATCTGGAGTGAACGCTTTACTTGATAGCATAATGGACAATGATCGCCGCAAAGAATATCGCAATATTAGAGAGTCTAATTTTGCTATTGAGTCCGGTGAAGGGCGATTTAGGGTAAGTGCTTTTTATCAGCGAGATCTGCCTGGAGCTGTGATACGCCATATTGAGACTGTCATTCCATCCATGGAACAGCTTGGCTTGCCAGATAGCATTAAGCAGCTGGCATTGACAAAAAGAGGCCTAGTGCTGGTGGTGGGAGCGACCGGTTCTGGTAAATCAACCACCCTTGCAGCTATGGTTGGACACAAAAACAATCAGCATAAGGGACATATTCTAACCGTTGAAGATCCAATAGAGTTTGTGCATCAGCATCACTCATGCATTGTTACTCAAAGAGAGGTTGGCTTAGATACAGAAAGCTATGAAATTGCGCTGAAAAATTCTCTGCGCCAAGCACCAGATATGATAGTGATTGGTGAGATAAGAACTGCGGAAACTATGCGCTATGCAATGACCTTTGCTGAGACGGGGCATCTGTGTGTTGCAACCTTGCATGCTAATAATGCCAACCAAGCCTTAGAGCGTATTTTGCATCTAGTACCTAAAGAGCAAAGAGAGCACTTTCTACTGGACTTGTCACTAAACCTAAAGGGAGTCGTAGCCCAGCAATTAATGCGCGACAAACAAGGCCAAGGACGTCATCTAGCCTTAGAGGTATTGCTTGCTACTCCACGGGTTTCAGAGCTGATTCGACAAGGTGAAATCAGCGAAGTGAAGAGCTATATGTCAAAGACACTTAGTGATGGCGTTTGTACCTTTGACCGCTCGCTATTTGATTTAGTTATAGAGGGGAAGGTGAGTGAAGAAGATGCTCTGAGAAGTGCTGATTCTAGTAATGAATTACGCCTAAAACTAAAGAATCACCGAGGCGGTGATTCTACAAGCAGCTTAGATGATATCAGCATTGATATGGGTTAG